In Moorella sp. Hama-1, a single genomic region encodes these proteins:
- a CDS encoding FadR/GntR family transcriptional regulator produces the protein MDLRPIRTKKIYEEIVQQIKDLIGEGNLKPGDRLPSERELSERLVVSRASVREALSALAAMGVIVIRPGEGTFVQNIRNVSIVEPLAMALLLDRQAAMELLEAREALEGEAAFLAAKRAGPEDLEKMAEIIKEMQRDLQRGTLGEEADLRFHLAIAEGARNSILARLMHTVSDTMRQALKTSRQRLYTTPGNPEKLMEQHVRIYEALRAHDPRTARRAICQHLRFVKKELEKE, from the coding sequence GTGGACCTGAGGCCCATCCGGACTAAAAAGATCTATGAAGAGATTGTTCAGCAGATCAAGGACCTCATTGGCGAGGGCAACCTGAAGCCCGGGGACCGCCTGCCCTCGGAACGGGAGCTATCCGAGCGTCTGGTCGTCAGTCGCGCCTCCGTCCGGGAGGCTTTAAGCGCCCTGGCCGCCATGGGTGTCATTGTCATCCGGCCCGGAGAAGGTACCTTTGTCCAGAATATCCGCAACGTCTCCATTGTGGAACCCCTGGCCATGGCCCTGCTCCTGGACCGCCAGGCGGCTATGGAACTCCTGGAGGCCCGGGAGGCCCTGGAGGGCGAGGCTGCCTTCCTGGCGGCCAAACGCGCCGGCCCGGAGGACCTGGAGAAGATGGCGGAAATAATCAAAGAGATGCAACGCGACCTGCAACGGGGTACCCTGGGCGAAGAGGCTGACCTGCGCTTTCACCTGGCCATTGCCGAAGGGGCCCGCAACTCGATCCTGGCCCGCCTGATGCACACCGTCTCCGACACCATGCGCCAGGCCTTAAAGACCAGCCGCCAGCGTCTTTATACCACGCCGGGAAACCCGGAAAAACTCATGGAGCAACATGTACGGATCTATGAGGCCCTCAGGGCCCATGATCCCCGTACCGCCCGGCGGGCCATCTGCCAGCACCTGCGCTTTGTCAAAAAGGAGTTGGAAAAGGAATAA
- the ldhH gene encoding L-lactate dehydrogenase (quinone) large subunit LdhH, with protein sequence MATKEFKERLHRALNNASLRGALGRFADSYVVSREEVYAGRDFEALRQKIAAIKGDAAGRYEELADRFTRAVEARGGKVFRAQDAAAAREYIYQVAKEHGVTDIVKSKSFASEEIHLNEYLQERGINPHETDLAEWILQLMPGERPSHMVMPAIHLPKEEVARVFSRYLNEPVEPDIKNMVRIARRELRKKFLTAGMGISGANIAVAETGTIVICTNEGNARLTTTVPPVHVAIVGYEKLVPHLKDIVPILEALPRSGTAQPITSYVTMITGPVPARQGDGEGIKELHVVLLDNGRTRMAADPVFKEALQCIRCASCTNVCPVFQLVSGQVYGYIYNGGIGSILTAFFNSLEDAADPQSLCLGCRRCAEVCPAKIDIPDLVLKLRERVVQKQGLSSGYRIALHGVVAKPKLMHTLLRAASRLQGPVTHGQPLIRHLPLFFSNLTAGRSLPAIAKEPLRDRVKRLEQPVAKPRLKAAFYSGCVIDFAYPEIGESVFQVMGRQGVQVVFPQGQACCGAPATYAGDRETAIKLARQNIAALEEARADVVVTACPTCAVALKKDFPELLAGDPAWEGRAQALASKVKDFTELVHELTDGQEGTSGTPNVDVKQEQAAGSQAVKVTYHDSCHFKRHLGLDQVARQVLKGQAGVELVEMQESDRCCGFGGSYSIKYPEISRPILERKVKNIKESGAEVVAVDCPGCVLQLRGGLDQAGSPIQVKHTAEILASREDFRPDKGN encoded by the coding sequence ATGGCCACTAAAGAGTTCAAGGAACGCCTGCACCGGGCCCTGAATAACGCCAGCCTGCGGGGTGCCTTGGGTCGCTTCGCCGATTCCTACGTCGTTTCCCGGGAAGAGGTCTATGCCGGCCGGGATTTTGAGGCCTTAAGGCAGAAGATCGCCGCCATCAAAGGCGACGCCGCCGGGCGTTACGAGGAACTGGCCGACCGGTTCACCCGGGCCGTAGAGGCCCGCGGCGGCAAGGTATTTCGCGCTCAAGACGCGGCTGCCGCCCGGGAATACATCTACCAGGTGGCTAAGGAACACGGCGTTACCGATATCGTCAAGTCCAAATCCTTCGCCTCGGAAGAGATCCACCTCAATGAGTACCTCCAGGAGCGGGGGATCAACCCCCACGAGACCGACCTGGCGGAGTGGATCCTCCAGCTCATGCCCGGGGAAAGACCCTCCCATATGGTCATGCCGGCCATCCACCTGCCCAAGGAGGAGGTGGCCCGGGTCTTCAGCCGTTACCTGAATGAACCGGTGGAGCCGGACATTAAAAACATGGTCCGTATCGCCCGCCGGGAACTGCGCAAGAAATTCCTGACCGCCGGCATGGGCATCAGCGGCGCCAACATCGCCGTGGCCGAGACGGGCACTATTGTCATCTGCACCAACGAGGGCAACGCCCGCCTGACCACGACAGTGCCGCCGGTCCACGTGGCCATTGTTGGCTATGAGAAGCTGGTGCCGCACTTGAAGGACATCGTCCCCATCCTGGAGGCCCTGCCCCGGAGCGGCACGGCCCAGCCCATTACCAGCTACGTGACCATGATCACCGGCCCGGTGCCGGCCCGGCAGGGTGACGGCGAGGGGATCAAGGAACTCCACGTCGTCCTCCTGGACAACGGCCGCACCCGCATGGCCGCCGATCCGGTGTTTAAGGAAGCCTTGCAGTGTATCCGCTGCGCCTCCTGCACCAACGTCTGCCCGGTCTTCCAGCTGGTCAGCGGCCAGGTCTACGGCTATATCTACAACGGCGGTATCGGCAGCATCCTGACGGCCTTCTTCAACTCCCTGGAAGACGCCGCCGACCCCCAGAGCCTGTGCCTCGGTTGCCGCCGCTGCGCCGAGGTCTGCCCGGCTAAGATTGACATCCCCGATCTGGTATTGAAGCTACGGGAGCGGGTCGTGCAGAAGCAGGGCCTCTCCAGCGGCTACCGCATCGCCCTCCACGGGGTGGTGGCCAAACCGAAACTCATGCACACCCTGTTGCGGGCGGCGTCCCGCCTCCAGGGACCGGTGACCCATGGACAGCCCCTCATCCGCCACCTGCCCCTCTTCTTCAGCAACTTGACCGCCGGGCGCAGCCTGCCGGCCATTGCTAAGGAACCCCTGCGGGACCGGGTGAAACGCCTGGAGCAGCCGGTTGCTAAACCGCGCCTGAAGGCCGCTTTCTACAGCGGCTGCGTTATTGACTTTGCCTACCCGGAGATTGGGGAAAGCGTCTTCCAGGTCATGGGGCGCCAGGGGGTCCAGGTCGTCTTCCCCCAAGGCCAGGCCTGCTGCGGCGCCCCGGCCACTTACGCCGGCGACCGGGAGACGGCTATTAAGCTGGCGCGGCAGAACATCGCTGCCCTGGAGGAGGCGCGGGCCGACGTGGTGGTCACCGCCTGCCCCACCTGCGCCGTGGCCCTGAAGAAGGACTTTCCCGAACTCCTGGCCGGCGACCCTGCCTGGGAGGGGCGGGCGCAGGCCCTGGCGAGTAAAGTCAAGGACTTTACCGAGCTGGTTCATGAGCTAACCGACGGGCAAGAGGGGACTTCCGGAACGCCGAACGTTGACGTTAAACAGGAGCAGGCGGCCGGCAGCCAGGCCGTTAAAGTCACCTACCACGACTCCTGCCACTTCAAACGGCATTTAGGTCTGGACCAGGTGGCCCGACAGGTGTTAAAGGGCCAGGCCGGGGTTGAACTGGTAGAGATGCAAGAAAGTGATCGCTGCTGCGGCTTCGGCGGCTCCTACAGCATCAAGTACCCGGAGATCAGCCGGCCGATCCTGGAACGCAAGGTGAAGAACATTAAGGAGAGCGGGGCGGAAGTAGTGGCCGTCGACTGCCCCGGCTGCGTCCTGCAACTCCGCGGCGGCCTGGATCAGGCAGGCAGTCCCATCCAGGTGAAGCATACGGCGGAGATTTTAGCCAGCAGAGAGGATTTTAGGCCGGATAAGGGGAATTAA
- a CDS encoding LutC/YkgG family protein: protein MSQTDLMASFTRQAKAMGAQVIPVAGPGDIGPKLIEILRPLGLKVALVNSPLVQTGGVETALVGAGFNIEKDGAEFARQADSGIVEFDYAIAETGTLAMDATDLKTRLAAMLPLTCVALLPAERLRANLTEVIEAYLARGPWPGYFTLVTGPSRTADIERSLTIGVHGPERLLIILVGSGGAENGH from the coding sequence TTGAGCCAGACGGATTTAATGGCCTCTTTTACCCGCCAGGCGAAAGCCATGGGCGCCCAGGTCATCCCCGTAGCCGGTCCGGGGGATATCGGGCCTAAATTGATAGAGATCCTGCGCCCCTTGGGGCTCAAGGTGGCCCTGGTGAATTCACCCCTGGTGCAAACCGGGGGGGTGGAAACGGCCCTGGTAGGTGCCGGTTTCAATATCGAGAAAGACGGTGCCGAGTTTGCCCGCCAGGCCGACAGCGGTATTGTCGAGTTTGATTACGCCATCGCCGAGACGGGGACCCTGGCCATGGACGCCACCGATCTCAAAACCCGTCTGGCAGCCATGTTGCCCCTGACCTGCGTAGCTTTACTGCCGGCAGAACGGCTGCGGGCTAACCTTACGGAAGTAATCGAAGCTTACCTGGCGAGGGGCCCCTGGCCGGGCTATTTCACCCTGGTGACCGGTCCCAGCCGCACCGCCGATATCGAACGCAGCCTGACCATCGGCGTCCACGGCCCGGAAAGGCTTTTGATTATCCTGGTAGGCAGCGGGGGTGCTGAGAATGGCCACTAA
- a CDS encoding (Fe-S)-binding protein, whose product MSYFDDLTLVEEEMVKCMKCGNCQAVCPLYKETLREAAVARGKVQLTYAYLHGEIPASHSLAEKLLFCLTCMACVANCPSGVRVDQVVLAARAAMVREKGLPWLKKVIFQGLKRPWLFDTALKTGRHFQSLALRYRPEIQRCHPRFPIGLELRRVLPPLAKRTLKEEFPVVNRPAQPRARAAFFTGCLENYIYTDIGRAVVNVLLANDIEVIIPREQHCCGIPTLVHGDVATAQEMAVSNLQIFQGYKFDYLVTACATCGEAWKEFYPRLLDKDPQGAAAREMAGRTRDINELLVEIDYRRPEGSLPLQVTYHDPCHLVRGQGISRQPRQILRSIPGVELIEMKNADRCCGSAGSFSLTNYDMSMQVQAHKVAAIKATGAGTVVTSCPACRMQLEDGLAQAGLPPRVLHVVQVLEQAYGLQEVRGERLEVG is encoded by the coding sequence GTGAGCTATTTTGACGACCTGACCCTGGTCGAAGAGGAAATGGTCAAATGCATGAAGTGCGGCAACTGCCAGGCGGTTTGCCCCCTCTATAAAGAAACCCTGCGGGAGGCGGCGGTGGCCCGGGGCAAGGTCCAGCTGACCTACGCCTACCTCCATGGTGAGATCCCGGCCAGCCATTCCCTGGCGGAAAAGCTCCTCTTTTGCCTTACCTGCATGGCCTGTGTGGCCAACTGCCCCAGCGGCGTCCGGGTGGACCAGGTGGTCCTGGCGGCGCGGGCGGCTATGGTCCGGGAAAAGGGCCTGCCGTGGCTGAAGAAGGTCATCTTTCAGGGTTTAAAGCGGCCCTGGCTCTTTGATACCGCTTTAAAGACCGGCCGTCACTTCCAGTCCCTGGCCCTGCGTTACCGGCCGGAAATCCAGCGCTGTCACCCCCGTTTCCCCATTGGCCTGGAACTGCGGCGGGTCCTGCCGCCCCTGGCCAAAAGAACATTGAAAGAAGAGTTCCCCGTAGTAAACCGGCCGGCACAACCCCGGGCCAGGGCAGCTTTTTTCACCGGCTGCCTGGAGAACTATATCTACACCGACATCGGCCGGGCCGTGGTCAATGTCCTCCTGGCCAATGATATTGAGGTCATCATCCCCCGGGAGCAGCACTGCTGCGGTATTCCCACCCTGGTCCACGGCGATGTGGCCACAGCTCAGGAAATGGCGGTTTCCAACCTGCAGATTTTCCAGGGCTATAAATTTGACTACCTGGTGACGGCCTGCGCCACCTGCGGCGAGGCCTGGAAGGAGTTCTATCCCCGGCTCCTGGATAAGGATCCCCAGGGTGCGGCGGCCCGGGAGATGGCCGGCAGGACCCGGGACATCAACGAGTTACTGGTGGAGATTGATTACCGCCGGCCCGAGGGCAGCCTGCCCTTGCAGGTCACTTACCACGACCCCTGCCACCTGGTGCGCGGCCAGGGTATCAGCCGGCAGCCGCGGCAGATCCTGCGCTCTATCCCCGGCGTGGAGCTGATTGAAATGAAGAACGCCGACCGCTGCTGTGGCAGCGCCGGTTCCTTCAGCCTGACCAATTATGATATGTCCATGCAGGTCCAGGCCCACAAGGTGGCGGCCATCAAGGCCACTGGCGCGGGCACGGTGGTCACCAGCTGTCCGGCCTGCCGCATGCAGCTGGAAGACGGCCTGGCCCAGGCCGGCCTGCCGCCCCGGGTCCTGCACGTGGTCCAGGTCCTAGAGCAGGCCTACGGTTTACAGGAAGTGAGAGGTGAGAGGTTGGAAGTGGGATAA
- a CDS encoding adenylosuccinate synthase, whose amino-acid sequence MAAVVLVGAQWGDEGKGKITDYLAERADVVVRYQGGSNAGHTVMVGREEFKLHLVPSGILYPGKLCVIANGVVLDPQVLVQELDGLAARGVDTAGLRISDRAHLILPYHRGLDAAQEEHRGQAMIGTTKRGIGPAYVDKTARTGIRVGDLLDWEEFKEKLAHNVAAANELLAKIYNQPGYDLQAILEEYAGYAERLRPLIADGVRLVNRALQEGRKVLFEGAQGTLLDLDQGTYPFVTSSYPIAGGACVGAGVGPTRIDKVIGVVKAYTTRVGSGPFPTEITGPAGDALRQQGMEFGTTTGRPRRCGWLDTVILRHAAEVNGLTGIALTKLDVLTGLDPLKIGTAYRYRGEISRDFPASLKALQECEPVYEELPGWQEDISGAGSLADLPFNCRNYIRRLEELVGVPVHLIAIGPRRDQTIVLKDAF is encoded by the coding sequence ATGGCAGCGGTAGTACTGGTAGGCGCCCAGTGGGGCGATGAAGGTAAAGGCAAAATCACCGATTACCTGGCGGAGAGAGCTGACGTGGTCGTTCGCTACCAGGGAGGCAGCAATGCCGGTCACACGGTAATGGTCGGCCGGGAAGAATTCAAGCTCCACCTGGTGCCTTCGGGCATCCTTTACCCCGGTAAACTCTGCGTTATCGCCAACGGCGTGGTCCTGGACCCCCAGGTGCTGGTCCAGGAGCTGGACGGCCTGGCGGCCCGGGGGGTGGATACCGCGGGCCTGCGGATCAGCGATCGGGCTCACCTGATCCTGCCCTATCACCGGGGCCTGGACGCCGCCCAGGAGGAACACCGCGGTCAGGCCATGATCGGCACCACTAAACGGGGTATCGGCCCCGCTTATGTGGATAAAACGGCCCGGACGGGTATCCGGGTAGGCGACCTCCTGGACTGGGAGGAATTCAAGGAAAAACTCGCCCATAACGTGGCGGCTGCCAACGAACTCCTGGCCAAAATCTATAACCAGCCGGGTTATGACCTCCAGGCCATCCTGGAGGAGTATGCCGGTTACGCTGAACGTCTGCGACCGTTAATTGCCGATGGTGTCCGGCTGGTAAACCGGGCCCTGCAGGAGGGACGCAAGGTCCTCTTTGAGGGCGCCCAGGGAACCCTCCTGGACCTGGACCAGGGCACCTATCCCTTTGTGACTTCTTCTTACCCTATAGCCGGCGGCGCCTGCGTCGGCGCCGGCGTCGGCCCGACCCGGATCGACAAAGTAATCGGCGTGGTCAAGGCTTATACCACCCGGGTTGGTTCCGGCCCCTTCCCGACGGAGATTACCGGGCCAGCCGGGGATGCCCTGCGCCAGCAGGGGATGGAATTCGGCACCACCACCGGCCGGCCGCGCCGCTGCGGCTGGCTGGATACGGTCATTCTGCGCCATGCCGCCGAGGTCAACGGGTTGACGGGGATCGCCCTGACCAAGCTGGATGTCCTGACCGGCCTGGATCCATTAAAAATCGGTACCGCTTATCGCTACCGGGGGGAGATCAGCAGGGATTTTCCGGCCAGCCTGAAGGCCCTGCAGGAATGCGAGCCGGTTTACGAGGAACTACCCGGCTGGCAAGAGGATATTTCCGGCGCCGGCTCCCTGGCAGACCTGCCGTTTAACTGCCGCAACTACATCCGGCGCCTGGAAGAACTGGTGGGCGTGCCGGTGCACCTCATTGCCATTGGCCCGCGCCGGGACCAGACCATTGTCTTGAAGGATGCTTTTTAG
- a CDS encoding NAD(P)/FAD-dependent oxidoreductase: MAQKYDVVIVGAGPAGIFTALELVRQRSGLKVLILEKGHGLKRRLCPSQETRSSCLHCNPCSVVSGWGGAGAFSDGKLTLSPEVGGWLSEYVPQRDVTALIEYVDQVYLHFGAPDKVYGSPDDERIVDIQRQAVLADLKLIPAPIRHLGTGRTQEILQAMKDYLEERGVEVRTDTAVEEILVAGNRVTGVVTRKGEEISARYVVLAPGREGSDWLRRVAGKLGLKLAVNPVDIGVRVEVPAAVMDHLTRVIYESKFIFYSRKFDDRVRTFCMNPYGEVVLENNEGLVTVNGHSYAEKRTDNTNFALLVSKTFTEPFKEPIAYGRYVAQLANLLGGGVLVQRLGDLLSGRRTTADRLEKGLVTPTLTEATPGDLSLVFPYRHLTAIIEMLQAMDKIAPGIYSRHTLLYGVEVKFYSSRLNLNRELETNIPGLFAAGDGAGVTRGLAQASAAGVITARAIMAGAAAGE; the protein is encoded by the coding sequence ATGGCGCAAAAATATGATGTGGTCATCGTCGGCGCCGGCCCGGCGGGGATTTTTACGGCCCTCGAGCTGGTGCGGCAGCGCAGCGGCCTCAAGGTGCTGATCCTCGAGAAGGGTCACGGTTTAAAACGCCGGTTGTGCCCATCCCAGGAGACACGTTCCAGCTGCCTGCACTGCAACCCCTGCTCGGTGGTATCCGGCTGGGGGGGAGCCGGGGCCTTTAGCGACGGCAAGCTGACCCTGTCGCCGGAGGTGGGCGGCTGGCTCAGTGAGTATGTACCCCAGCGTGATGTTACCGCTCTGATAGAATACGTTGATCAAGTCTACCTCCACTTCGGGGCGCCGGATAAGGTTTACGGCAGCCCCGATGACGAGAGGATTGTCGATATCCAGCGCCAGGCCGTCCTGGCGGACCTGAAGTTGATCCCGGCACCCATCCGCCACCTGGGTACCGGCCGCACCCAGGAGATCCTCCAGGCCATGAAGGACTACCTGGAGGAACGCGGGGTCGAGGTGCGGACCGATACGGCGGTGGAAGAGATCCTGGTGGCGGGCAACCGCGTCACCGGGGTAGTCACCCGTAAAGGGGAAGAGATTAGCGCCCGCTATGTCGTCCTGGCCCCGGGCCGGGAAGGCTCCGACTGGCTGCGCCGGGTAGCCGGTAAACTGGGACTGAAGCTGGCCGTCAACCCGGTGGATATCGGTGTCCGGGTGGAAGTACCGGCGGCGGTCATGGATCACCTGACCAGGGTGATCTACGAATCCAAGTTTATCTTTTACTCCCGGAAGTTTGACGACCGGGTGCGGACCTTCTGCATGAATCCCTACGGGGAAGTAGTGCTGGAGAACAACGAGGGTCTGGTGACGGTCAATGGCCATTCCTATGCCGAGAAACGGACGGATAACACCAACTTTGCCCTGCTGGTGAGCAAGACCTTCACCGAGCCCTTTAAAGAGCCCATAGCCTACGGCCGTTATGTAGCCCAGCTGGCCAACCTCCTGGGCGGCGGCGTCCTGGTGCAGCGCCTGGGGGACCTCCTTTCCGGTCGCCGGACCACAGCCGATCGCCTGGAGAAGGGCCTGGTTACGCCGACCCTGACGGAGGCGACGCCGGGGGACCTCTCCCTGGTCTTCCCTTACCGGCACTTGACGGCCATTATTGAAATGCTCCAGGCCATGGATAAGATCGCGCCCGGGATCTACTCCCGCCATACCCTCCTGTACGGGGTAGAGGTGAAATTCTACTCTTCCCGGTTAAATTTAAACCGGGAACTGGAGACGAATATCCCCGGGCTTTTTGCCGCCGGCGACGGCGCCGGGGTTACCCGGGGCCTGGCCCAGGCTTCGGCCGCCGGGGTTATTACCGCCCGGGCGATTATGGCCGGCGCTGCTGCCGGGGAATAA
- a CDS encoding DMT family transporter: MKAKDIYLLILVTFIWGLSYPAMKIGTNYLPPLAFGAWRFFLGALCLYPLVVKRQGRFWHERRDFWPLMLLGLLQTTIMGGALHFGISLVKSGITSVVLYSYPFFFTFLAYLLLKESLTWKQTAGLITGFAGLILVVDPWQVHLARTEFLGIMVLLGGSIVWGLATVYLKAAFKKHDKLAVTTYQMFYGSVALLLISALAENGLHFSWALPSIGTMFYLAVLTSALGFAILLTIQARYPASQTSVYLFLVPVFGVLSSTLFLGERLTLNLILGLALVALGIITVNLGVSSPAVEKYESRLWKAN, encoded by the coding sequence GTGAAGGCTAAAGATATCTACCTTTTGATACTGGTGACTTTTATCTGGGGGTTATCTTATCCGGCCATGAAAATCGGCACTAATTACCTACCTCCCCTCGCCTTCGGCGCCTGGCGCTTTTTCCTGGGCGCCCTCTGCCTGTACCCCCTGGTGGTAAAGCGCCAGGGCCGGTTCTGGCATGAACGCCGGGATTTCTGGCCTTTGATGCTCCTGGGCCTCCTGCAGACGACCATCATGGGCGGGGCCCTTCATTTCGGCATTAGCCTGGTGAAGAGCGGTATAACTTCGGTAGTACTATACAGTTACCCGTTTTTCTTTACCTTCCTGGCGTACCTGTTGTTAAAGGAAAGCCTGACGTGGAAGCAGACGGCCGGGCTGATTACTGGTTTTGCCGGTCTTATCCTGGTGGTTGACCCCTGGCAGGTACATCTGGCCAGAACCGAGTTTCTAGGCATCATGGTTCTCCTGGGAGGGTCAATAGTGTGGGGGTTGGCTACTGTATACCTGAAAGCCGCCTTTAAGAAACACGATAAACTGGCGGTGACCACTTACCAGATGTTCTACGGTTCTGTGGCCTTGTTACTTATTTCTGCCCTGGCTGAAAATGGCCTTCATTTTTCCTGGGCCCTGCCGAGTATAGGAACGATGTTTTATCTCGCGGTCCTGACCTCGGCCCTGGGGTTTGCCATTCTTTTAACCATCCAGGCCCGCTACCCGGCCAGCCAGACCAGCGTCTATCTTTTCCTGGTGCCGGTTTTTGGTGTCCTCTCCAGCACTCTGTTCCTGGGGGAGAGACTGACCCTGAACCTGATCCTGGGCCTGGCCCTGGTAGCCCTGGGAATTATTACGGTTAACCTGGGAGTTTCGTCCCCGGCCGTAGAGAAATACGAAAGCCGCTTGTGGAAGGCAAATTAA
- a CDS encoding SLC13 family permease translates to MEGLVPVISLIALIIAIIISVTTSLNIGTLAMGLSLVVGYYIGGEKIDAILKGYPTSLFIMLAGVTYLFAIAQVNGTLEKITKYAVKAVRGNVALLPIVFFFVAFGLSAMGPGQITISALMAAPAMLLAEEVGISPLLMALVVGNGAQAGAMSPIAPPGIITAGLTQKMGLTGVSGVLWLNMFIGHAAVAIIAYLLFGGLKLLRSRDSGQRQTLANLQVEPFTQSQIITLIGVAVLIIGALFFKLDIGFGAFLIGAILSLLKVADEGKAIKAMPWGTIIMVTGVTVLVQLMSKVGGMDLFASIIAKFSTPLTVTLVAGLIAGLISAYASTTGVILPAFLPLAPVLLQKLGSTDLMPLLSAIIVCGFLTDLSPLSTTGAVFLANAGEKTDKTKLFRDMLIWGLSMSVVGAVISWLAFSVLRLP, encoded by the coding sequence ATGGAGGGTCTTGTTCCGGTAATATCCTTGATTGCCCTGATCATTGCCATTATAATCAGTGTTACCACCTCACTGAATATTGGTACCCTGGCCATGGGCTTATCCCTGGTCGTAGGCTATTATATCGGTGGAGAGAAGATTGACGCCATCCTTAAGGGTTATCCCACCAGCCTGTTTATCATGCTGGCCGGGGTAACCTACCTCTTCGCCATTGCCCAGGTCAACGGCACCCTGGAGAAGATAACTAAATACGCCGTTAAAGCCGTCCGCGGTAATGTCGCCCTGCTGCCCATTGTCTTTTTCTTTGTCGCTTTCGGGCTTTCGGCCATGGGGCCCGGCCAGATTACCATTTCCGCCCTGATGGCGGCGCCGGCCATGCTCCTGGCGGAAGAAGTCGGCATCTCACCCCTCTTGATGGCCCTGGTAGTCGGCAACGGCGCCCAGGCCGGGGCTATGTCGCCTATAGCGCCCCCAGGGATCATTACCGCCGGTTTAACCCAGAAGATGGGTTTGACAGGGGTCAGCGGTGTCCTCTGGCTGAATATGTTTATCGGCCACGCGGCGGTAGCCATTATCGCCTATCTCCTCTTTGGCGGTCTTAAACTCTTGCGGTCCCGGGATTCCGGCCAGCGCCAGACCCTGGCCAACCTCCAGGTGGAGCCCTTTACCCAATCCCAGATTATTACCCTGATCGGCGTCGCCGTTTTGATTATCGGCGCCCTCTTCTTCAAGCTGGACATCGGTTTCGGCGCCTTCCTGATCGGCGCTATTTTATCCCTGCTGAAAGTTGCTGACGAGGGCAAGGCCATTAAGGCTATGCCCTGGGGGACCATCATTATGGTCACCGGCGTTACGGTCCTGGTGCAGCTCATGAGTAAAGTCGGCGGCATGGACCTTTTTGCCTCAATCATCGCTAAATTCTCGACACCCCTGACAGTGACTCTGGTCGCCGGCCTCATAGCGGGCCTGATTTCCGCCTACGCCAGTACTACCGGTGTCATTCTACCAGCCTTTCTACCCCTGGCGCCGGTCCTGCTGCAGAAACTGGGCAGTACGGACTTAATGCCCCTCCTTTCGGCAATTATTGTCTGCGGCTTCCTGACGGACCTGAGCCCCCTGTCGACCACCGGCGCCGTCTTCCTGGCCAACGCCGGGGAGAAAACCGATAAGACGAAGCTCTTCCGGGATATGCTTATCTGGGGCCTCTCCATGTCCGTCGTTGGTGCCGTCATCAGCTGGCTGGCCTTCAGCGTCCTGCGGTTGCCTTGA
- a CDS encoding aconitase family protein — translation MNFFYKALAAAAGRGEVVPGEEITINVDLILAHDGSAGKILAAWPDGGKVWEPGRVVITLDHALPAPAVASRQLHRELLEFARRQGIGLFYRGEGVLHQVVAERFTPRPGTIIAGADGHVATAGALGALAFSLAPEELVPVLLGGKLSLKVPGVVVVNLEGALGPAATPRDLGLALLGRLGNGPLMGKALLLQGEGIWRLSPAGRMSVCNLIGEMGGVTGLVVPPEETPAPAALSIDLATLEPLVACPPAPTNVHPVREVAGIPLTQVLVGGCGSGRLEDMEALAAGLAGRPVHPEVNLLVVPASRAVLDGMEERGLGRALREQGAIILPPGCGPCPGQHAGLLAPGDRALAATVRNTPGRMGAAAAEIYLASPLTAGRAAAAGAIGVN, via the coding sequence ATGAATTTTTTCTATAAAGCCCTGGCGGCAGCCGCCGGCCGCGGGGAGGTGGTACCGGGGGAAGAGATAACGATTAACGTTGACCTCATCCTGGCCCACGACGGCAGCGCCGGCAAGATCCTGGCGGCCTGGCCGGATGGCGGGAAGGTCTGGGAACCGGGCCGGGTGGTCATAACCCTGGACCACGCCCTGCCGGCGCCGGCGGTAGCCAGCCGCCAGCTTCACCGGGAACTGCTGGAATTCGCCCGCCGGCAGGGTATAGGGCTCTTCTACCGCGGTGAAGGCGTCCTGCACCAGGTGGTGGCGGAACGTTTTACCCCCCGGCCGGGGACGATTATCGCCGGCGCCGACGGCCATGTGGCTACTGCCGGGGCCTTAGGGGCGCTAGCCTTCTCCCTGGCACCAGAGGAACTGGTCCCGGTACTCCTTGGCGGGAAACTCTCCTTGAAGGTACCAGGGGTGGTAGTCGTCAACCTGGAGGGTGCCCTGGGCCCGGCGGCTACTCCCCGGGACCTGGGCCTGGCCCTGCTGGGACGGCTGGGTAACGGACCCCTCATGGGCAAGGCCCTCCTGCTCCAGGGGGAGGGCATCTGGCGGCTTTCCCCGGCCGGGAGGATGAGTGTCTGTAACCTGATTGGGGAAATGGGCGGTGTCACCGGCCTGGTAGTCCCGCCGGAAGAAACCCCGGCGCCGGCCGCTCTCTCTATCGATCTGGCCACCCTGGAGCCCCTGGTGGCCTGCCCGCCGGCCCCCACCAATGTTCACCCTGTACGTGAGGTGGCCGGTATCCCCCTGACCCAGGTCTTGGTGGGGGGCTGCGGCAGCGGCCGCCTGGAGGATATGGAAGCCCTGGCTGCGGGCCTGGCCGGGCGGCCGGTCCACCCGGAGGTGAACCTGCTGGTGGTGCCGGCTTCCCGGGCCGTCCTGGACGGCATGGAGGAACGCGGCCTGGGCCGGGCCCTGCGGGAGCAGGGGGCTATTATCCTGCCTCCCGGCTGCGGCCCCTGCCCGGGCCAGCACGCCGGCCTGCTGGCGCCCGGTGACCGCGCCCTGGCGGCTACGGTCCGCAATACGCCGGGCCGCATGGGTGCCGCCGCAGCGGAGATCTACCTGGCCTCGCCCCTTACAGCCGGCCGGGCGGCCGCTGCCGGGGCCATAGGGGTGAACTAA